The proteins below come from a single Benincasa hispida cultivar B227 chromosome 4, ASM972705v1, whole genome shotgun sequence genomic window:
- the LOC120076057 gene encoding secreted RxLR effector protein 161-like encodes MAALRTIHFTAILRILLYVKNILGHGLQSSLQSSLVLFDYSDTDWASDPTDRCSTSSYYFYLSDSLISWRSKKESVVSRYSTEFEYRTLADATPELLWLHWLLVDMGVPQQFATSLHCDNRSAIQIAHNNVFHECTKHIKNDCHFVRHHLQSKT; translated from the coding sequence ATGGCTGCTCTACGGACCATTCATTTTACTGCTATTCTCCGTATTCTTCTCTATGTCAAGAATATTCTAGGACATGGACTTCAGTCCTCTTTGCAGTCATCCCTGGTGTTATTCGACTACTCTGATACTGATTGGGCTAGTGATCCTACTGATAGGTGCTCTACCTCGAGTTATTATTTCTACCTCAGTGACTCTCTCATTTCTTGGCGGAGTAAGAAAGAAAGTGTTGTCTCTCGTTATAGTACGGAGTTTGAATATCGCACCCTGGCTGATGCTACACCAGAATTATTATGGCTTCACTGGCTTCTTGTTGATATGGGAGTCCCTCAACAATTTGCGACTAGCCTTCATTGTGACAATCGTAGTGCCATCCAAATTGCTCACAATAATGTCTTTCATGAATGTACCAAGCATATTAAGAATGACTGTCACTTtgttcgtcatcatctccagagtaaaacttga